The Apis mellifera strain DH4 linkage group LG8, Amel_HAv3.1, whole genome shotgun sequence genome contains a region encoding:
- the LOC413946 gene encoding myocyte-specific enhancer factor 2 isoform X1 — MGRKKIQISRITDERNRQVTFNKRKFGVMKKAYELSVLCDCEIALIIFSSSNKLYQYASTDMDKVLLKYTEYNEPHESLTNKNIIEALNKKEHKGAMSPESPEPDAIEYNLTPRTEAKYTKIDEEFQLMMQRHQHNGTRAMGQSNYSLPVSVPVNSYGESLLGSSPQIAHTSISPRPSSSETDSVYPPGGMLEMSNGYPPSASPLGGSPSPGPSPALGVGGGSANKGSNPSRHSPQPPPPPPPPHPHRTNLRVVIPTPLTQPLSEDTSYDNGHTQSALNTPVVALQTPSVPAGYSSFGPTDYSSDLGSLAWSHQRYVDDLSMYSAATMSSISGLPHLAVSSSTPPPATSPLPVKIKSEPISPPRDPHGGNSGSNSSGPSNTSNLHHTALNVGPSSSTGAPPPHHVPHPGPQSLNLVSNRPSSNPPPSHSGSITPTNLPSPGSATVADIRTSHSNTGGNGGNNSDYENGPLMKRSRITEGWAT; from the exons AGCATATGAGTTGTCGGTACTATGCGACTGTGAGATCGCTCTGATTATCTTCAGTTCGAGTAACAAGCTATATCAGTATGCAAGCACCGACATGGACAAGGTTCTTCTCAAGTACACCGAGTACAACGAACCCCACGAGTCTCTTACCAACAAGAATATCATCGAG GCACTCAACAAGAAGGAACATAAGGGCGCCATGTCCCCGGAAAGTCCGGAGCCTGACGCGATCGAGTACAATCTTACTCCGCGCACCGAAGCCAAATACACGAAGATTGACGAGGAGTTCCAACTAATGATGCAGAGGCACCAACATAACGGCACTCGG GCAATGGGACAATCTAATTACTCTCTACCTGTATCCGTACCAGTGAATAGTTATGGCGAATCTCTACTTGGATCTAGTCCTCAAATAGCGCATACCAGCATTTCTCCAAGACCATCGTCTTCTGAAACAGATTCAG tgTATCCACCAGGAGGAATGTTGGAGATGAGTAATGGCTATCCACCATCAGCATCACCATTAGGAGGTTCACCTAGTCCAGGTCCTTCACCGGCACTAGGAGTTGGAGGAGGCAGTGCAAACAAAGGCAGTAATCCGTCTAGGCATTCGCCGcaacctccacctcctccaccGCCGCCTCATCCTCACAGGACTAATCTTCGAGTAGTTATACCAACACCTCTTACACAACCTCTCTCTGAAGATACTAGTTATGAT AATGGCCATACACAATCTGCATTAAATACACCGGTAGTAGCATTGCAAACACCATCAGTTCCAGCCGGATACTCTAGTTTCGGACCTACCGATTATTCCTCAGACCTTGGAAGTTTAGCCTGGTCTCATCAGAGGTACGTTGATGACTTATCAATGTATTCGGCAGCCACCATGTCCAGTATcag TGGTCTTCCTCATCTAGCCGTATCAAGTAGTACACCACCGCCTGCCACATCGCCATTACCAGTGAAAATAAAGAGCGAACCGATTAGTCCACCTCGAGATCCTCACGGTGGCAACAGTGGCTCAAATAGTAGTGGGCCGAGTAATACCAGCAATCTTCATCATACAGCCCTGAATGTTGGACCTTCGTCGAGTACCGGTGCACCACCTCCACATCATGTACCTCATCCTGGCCCACAATCGTTGAATCTTGTGTCGAACAGACCTAGCAGTAATCCACCGCCGTCTCACTCTGGAAGTATAACACCGACAAATCTTCCGTCTCCAGGTAGTGCAACGGTGGCAGACATTCGAACGAGTCACTCGAACACCGGAGGAAATGGTGGGAACAACTCAGACTATGAGAACGGACCACTTATGAAGCGTTCCAGAATCACTGAGGGCTGGGCGACTTAA
- the LOC413946 gene encoding myocyte-specific enhancer factor 2 isoform X2 produces MGRKKIQISRITDERNRQVTFNKRKFGVMKKAYELSVLCDCEIALIIFSSSNKLYQYASTDMDKVLLKYTEYNEPHESLTNKNIIEKEHKGAMSPESPEPDAIEYNLTPRTEAKYTKIDEEFQLMMQRHQHNGTRAMGQSNYSLPVSVPVNSYGESLLGSSPQIAHTSISPRPSSSETDSVYPPGGMLEMSNGYPPSASPLGGSPSPGPSPALGVGGGSANKGSNPSRHSPQPPPPPPPPHPHRTNLRVVIPTPLTQPLSEDTSYDNGHTQSALNTPVVALQTPSVPAGYSSFGPTDYSSDLGSLAWSHQRYVDDLSMYSAATMSSISGLPHLAVSSSTPPPATSPLPVKIKSEPISPPRDPHGGNSGSNSSGPSNTSNLHHTALNVGPSSSTGAPPPHHVPHPGPQSLNLVSNRPSSNPPPSHSGSITPTNLPSPGSATVADIRTSHSNTGGNGGNNSDYENGPLMKRSRITEGWAT; encoded by the exons AGCATATGAGTTGTCGGTACTATGCGACTGTGAGATCGCTCTGATTATCTTCAGTTCGAGTAACAAGCTATATCAGTATGCAAGCACCGACATGGACAAGGTTCTTCTCAAGTACACCGAGTACAACGAACCCCACGAGTCTCTTACCAACAAGAATATCATCGAG AAGGAACATAAGGGCGCCATGTCCCCGGAAAGTCCGGAGCCTGACGCGATCGAGTACAATCTTACTCCGCGCACCGAAGCCAAATACACGAAGATTGACGAGGAGTTCCAACTAATGATGCAGAGGCACCAACATAACGGCACTCGG GCAATGGGACAATCTAATTACTCTCTACCTGTATCCGTACCAGTGAATAGTTATGGCGAATCTCTACTTGGATCTAGTCCTCAAATAGCGCATACCAGCATTTCTCCAAGACCATCGTCTTCTGAAACAGATTCAG tgTATCCACCAGGAGGAATGTTGGAGATGAGTAATGGCTATCCACCATCAGCATCACCATTAGGAGGTTCACCTAGTCCAGGTCCTTCACCGGCACTAGGAGTTGGAGGAGGCAGTGCAAACAAAGGCAGTAATCCGTCTAGGCATTCGCCGcaacctccacctcctccaccGCCGCCTCATCCTCACAGGACTAATCTTCGAGTAGTTATACCAACACCTCTTACACAACCTCTCTCTGAAGATACTAGTTATGAT AATGGCCATACACAATCTGCATTAAATACACCGGTAGTAGCATTGCAAACACCATCAGTTCCAGCCGGATACTCTAGTTTCGGACCTACCGATTATTCCTCAGACCTTGGAAGTTTAGCCTGGTCTCATCAGAGGTACGTTGATGACTTATCAATGTATTCGGCAGCCACCATGTCCAGTATcag TGGTCTTCCTCATCTAGCCGTATCAAGTAGTACACCACCGCCTGCCACATCGCCATTACCAGTGAAAATAAAGAGCGAACCGATTAGTCCACCTCGAGATCCTCACGGTGGCAACAGTGGCTCAAATAGTAGTGGGCCGAGTAATACCAGCAATCTTCATCATACAGCCCTGAATGTTGGACCTTCGTCGAGTACCGGTGCACCACCTCCACATCATGTACCTCATCCTGGCCCACAATCGTTGAATCTTGTGTCGAACAGACCTAGCAGTAATCCACCGCCGTCTCACTCTGGAAGTATAACACCGACAAATCTTCCGTCTCCAGGTAGTGCAACGGTGGCAGACATTCGAACGAGTCACTCGAACACCGGAGGAAATGGTGGGAACAACTCAGACTATGAGAACGGACCACTTATGAAGCGTTCCAGAATCACTGAGGGCTGGGCGACTTAA